CCGCGTGAAACAAGAGCGTCGTGAGCTGGGGAAGGTTGCCCCGAAACTGACCCGTGATCGCAACCCGGCGTGGACCGCTCATGCTGATTGGCTGCGCGAGAAAATCGCTGAGCAACCTGACGCCACGCTCCTGGAACTGGTCGCATTGGCCTCCCAGGAGCGGTCCTGGCAGACTTCCGACGCCACGATTTGCCGGGCCTTGCAGGCCCTGCGTCTGACTCGAAAAAAAAGACGCTCATCGCCCAAGAACAAGACCGCGAAGATGTCGCGTTAAAACGTCGACAGTGGTTCGCTTCACAAGACTCTCTGGATCCTGATCGTGTGGTGTTTCTCGACGAGACGTGGGCCAAGACCAATATGACGCGGACCTATGGTCGGAGTGAGCAAGGTTCGCGTTTGGTCGAGAAGACGCCCTGCGGTCGATGGGAAACAACGACCTTCCTCGGGGCGATCCGCGCTAGCGGTTTCGTGGCTCCGCTGTGCGTCGAGGGGGCGATCAACGGTCGGCTCTTTAAGGCTTGGGTGGAACAGCACCTGGCAGGTGAACTTCGTGAGGGAGACGTGGTAGTGATGGACAACCTCTCTAGTCACAAGGTGAGCGGCGTTGTCCAGGCGATCGAAGCCACCGGCGCCGAGGTGCGTTACTTGCCGCCGTATTCTCCCGACCTCAACCCGATTGAGCTGGCGTTCAGCAAATTCAAACGTCGGCTACGAGACGGCGCACGAAGAACCCAAGAAAGGCTCGTTGAACTCTGCGGACAAGTCCTCGAACTCTTCACCGAAACCGAGATCCGAAACTACTTTCGACATTGTGGGTACCGCTACGAATAGATGTAACACGCTCTAAAGTTTGGTATCGAATCAGGAGCACTTTCGATAACGCGGAATGATGACTCCTTCATCCCGAAGGCTTTAGTAGTCAATGTGCGCCGCTGTTCCGTTGCCCTACAGTGACATTCGTATGATCAAGGGCGACTTGGAGTTACCAATGACAGATCAGCGATTTAGCAAACCAGCGAAGACCTGTTTGCTGCTTGGAGTAGCAATTCTAACGCTCACAGTTAGCAATAATTGTCACGCCAGCATCACTGTTCTTGATCAAGACACCGTCATCGATGCTAATAATTCCTTCTCAGACAGCGCAGTCGAAATCATCAACGGCCCGCAGGGTCCCCCATTGGTGCAGTTGCTTGATGGAGGGGTAATAGGAGTCGATGGCCTCTTGCAAAGACCTGGTAGACGATTCACCGGTGGCTCGACTGTCGTGCGCGATGATGCACACTTGTTGATTGATGGAGGAAGGACTGAGTTCTTCGTCGATCTCACAGACAACGCGCGCCTGACAGTACTCAATGGTTCGATTGGATGTACTGCAGAATGCGAAACAAGCTCTTATACCGTCATGCTGTATGCAACTGGTCAATCGGTAATGCACCTCTACGGAGGTGACTTTCGCTATTACAGCATTTCACTAGCAGAGCAAAGCGTAGCTCATCTGTACGGCCCGGAACTGCAAGTAATAAGCGGCTCTCTTTCTGGCACTAACCCTCGAAGTGTTGTTGTCGAAGGGTTGCTGCTGAACGGACAAAAAAGCGAACCTCTGCGTTTTATCTTACAGGACCAATCCGACTTGGTTTTGCATATTGTGCCGGAACCTTCGACAGCAGTGATCTCTTTTTTCGTACTGTTGTCAGTTGGCTATTTCGCATCACGCTCCACCCCCACATTCTCCTCCAAAAACCCAAACCACTGCTCCTTCGTCTTCGGTGTACCGCGGATGTAGCCGCGGTCGAGCATGATCACGGGCAGCCCCGTCTTGATGGCGAACAGGCCGTTGCCTTGGCGGCGGAGGCGGCGACTGATTTCTTCTTGCAGCGACTCGTCGAGAAACACTTCGTCACCCACTAAATCACGCGCCCTGCGGCGGGCCTCGATTATGGTCGGGGGCTTCTCGCCGGTCATCAGGTACTCGTGGAACTCGGGGAATTTCTCAGGCTCCAGCAGCCAGACGCCGATGGCAAGTTGGGCGTAGTCACAGGCGTGTTTCGTCTTTTCACTCACCTTGGTGACGTGAGAATTGCACGCTTTGTTGAGCGGCGTGTGGTAGATCACGAAGCCCAAATTGTCGTATCGATCGAGCGAGGCGTGCACAAACTCGTGCAAATGGCGGCAGTGCTTACACGTGTAGTCGAGCATCTCGACAACAATAAACTTCCCCTCGCCATCGCCGACCACCGGCATGTCTCGCACGTCGAGCAACGCCCGCAAGCCGCGGAACTTCATCAGCCGTTTTGGCTGCCTAGGACGGATATAATTGCTGTCCGCGGACGCTTCGCTCTCTTGATCGCTCTCTGAGTTGTCACTTTCACCGGTGCCGTCAAGCTCGGCATCGCCAAACTCCGCGAACAGATCGTCATCCTCGTCGTCTCCGAAGTCTGAATTCTCGAGAGCCGCCGGCTCCTCATCGGTAACAACCACGTCGGGGACGATCTCCGGCTCTGCTTCCTCACGCGAGTCATCGGGAGATTCCGACAACGATTCCTGCTGTGGCTCTTCGGCAGCAGTTGTTTCTGGTGTTTCTTCTGGCTCAACAACATCGTCCGGCTCGTCCAGCTCGTCCAGCTCGGCGAATTCGAAATCCGTTTCCAAGGTCATCGCCGGTGGCGGAGCGAGGACTTGCCCGAGCATCAACGTCGCTAGGCCGGTTGCGGCGAAACCGCAAGCGGTGAGGAAAGTGCGTGCGAGGCCCAGGCCTTCGTCCATTAACTCGCCATCGCCGGTCATCCAGTAGCCGAGTTCCCGCTCTTCCTGAGTTCCAACGACCAGCAGCAGAGTGAGAACCACAATCACTAAACCACAAGAGTGAACCGCCAAGCAGTACACGCAAAAGCTCTTCACAACCAAAACTTGCAGTCCAATGAACCACAGCCCCGAGCCGGCAGCGAGTAAGCTGAGCGCAAACAGCAGCGTCGGCGCCAATCGCGGTTTTCGCATCGCAGCAGGCCAAGAAGTCATCGCGATAAGCAAATAGGTAAAACACCCAAACAAGCTGACCGGCACGCCGAGCCACTTCGCCCACTGGCTACTCAACACTGAGTCACAATCCAGCCCGGCATCCCCCGTGCAACCGACGACTGCGGTGGAGTTCCAAGTCGTCCACGTCAAATACCCCGCGACTCCAGTCGCCACCAGGGCGAGCAGAAAGATGGTGGCGGCAAGGGCTTTTGAACGGGTTGGCATATTCTCACTGATTGGCTGAATGCGATGGCCAGTTTCCTCCGGCTTGCCAATCTCTCGCCTCTCTCTTGTGGGCTTCGTCTGACGCTAGGCTTTCAACTGGAAGCTAGAAAGCCTCTAAACCGTTGCTTCGAAACAGAATACGGCACCATTCTATTCTTGCTCGCAAAAAACCTGCGGAAAAGGCTCTTGCCACAAGATGTGTACATTCTTATAGTATTCGTGTGTTCAGTATGCGATTCCGGGAACTGACCGCCAAACAATTCTACACCCAGCCTTTTCTATTACGCCCAGTCTGCTAAAAACAGGAGCTTATCGATGGTTGCTACCGCCTCGAAATCGTCCAACAACAGCACAAAACCCAACGACCAATCTAAACGCGCAGGTAATTCCGTGGCCAAAAAGAAGACCGAGAAGAAGGGCAAAGGCACTGACAAAAAAACTGCCGTTCAGGCCCTGATGGCGGGTAGCCCCGAGTTGAAGAACACTGTCGCCGCGATTGAAAAGCAGTTTGGCGAAGGCTCGATCATGCCGCTTGGGGCCGACAAGGTCCGCCGCATTGAGGGCATCCCCACCGGCAGTCTGTCGCTCGACATTGCCCTCGGCGGGCAGGGGATTCCACGGGGACGAATCATCGAAGTCTACGGTCCGGAATCCAGCGGTAAAACGACGCTCGCCTTGCATGTCGTTTCGGAAGCCCAAAAGGCGGGCGGCATTGCGGCGTTCATTGACGCAGAACACGCACTCGATCCGACCTGGGCGAAAAAGCTTGGTGTTGACCTCGAGACCTTGCTCGTGAGCCAACCGAGCCACGGCGAAGAAGCAATGCACATCACCGAGATGCTGGTGAAGAGCAACGCCGTAGACATCATCATCGTTGACTCGGTTGCGGCGCTCGTTCCCAAGAAAGAACTCGATGGTGAAATCGGCGACTCGCACGTCGGCCTGCAAGCTCGACTGATGAGCCAGTCAATGCGGAAGCTCACCGGTGCGATCGCCAAGAGTAAGACCTCGGTGATCTTCATTAACCAAATCCGCGAGAAGATCGGCGTGATGTTCGGCAGTCCTGAAACCACTCCTGGTGGTCGGGCCCTCAAGTTCTACTGTTCTTGCCGCATTGATGTCCGTCGCATTGGTGCACTCAAGGATGGCGAAGACGTGGTCGGCCAACGCGTGCGAGCGAAAATTGTCAAGAATAAGGTTGCTCCACCATTCCGCGTCGCTGAGTTCGACATGATGCATACCAACGGCATCAGCTATGAGGGGGACATTCTTGATCTCGGTGCCGAACAGAAGGTTGTCCAGCGAAGCGGCGCTTGGTTTCGCTACGGAGAGATGCAGTTGGGGCAAGGGAAAGAAAAGGCCCGCATCTTCCTTAAGGAGAATCCCGAGATCGCCGAAGAGATCCGTCAGAAAGTCCTGGCCGCGGGTGGATTTAACGATCTGCTAACCGCCCCGACCAATAACGGTGAAGCAGACTCAGAAGAGGCTTAGATTAGCCGCTTCCGAACATTACACCTAAGTTTTGCATATAGGCACCCAACCGGTAGAATACCGCCGGTTGGTTCCCCTA
The Lacipirellulaceae bacterium genome window above contains:
- a CDS encoding IS630 transposase-related protein produces the protein MVYSKERRGEVLAACDAGKGTREVALLFNVSESWVRRVKQERRELGKVAPKLTRDRNPAWTAHADWLREKIAEQPDATLLELVALASQERSWQTSDATICRALQALRLTRKKRRSSPKNKTAKMSR
- a CDS encoding IS630 family transposase: MPGLAGPASDSKKKTLIAQEQDREDVALKRRQWFASQDSLDPDRVVFLDETWAKTNMTRTYGRSEQGSRLVEKTPCGRWETTTFLGAIRASGFVAPLCVEGAINGRLFKAWVEQHLAGELREGDVVVMDNLSSHKVSGVVQAIEATGAEVRYLPPYSPDLNPIELAFSKFKRRLRDGARRTQERLVELCGQVLELFTETEIRNYFRHCGYRYE
- a CDS encoding vitamin K epoxide reductase family protein is translated as MPTRSKALAATIFLLALVATGVAGYLTWTTWNSTAVVGCTGDAGLDCDSVLSSQWAKWLGVPVSLFGCFTYLLIAMTSWPAAMRKPRLAPTLLFALSLLAAGSGLWFIGLQVLVVKSFCVYCLAVHSCGLVIVVLTLLLVVGTQEERELGYWMTGDGELMDEGLGLARTFLTACGFAATGLATLMLGQVLAPPPAMTLETDFEFAELDELDEPDDVVEPEETPETTAAEEPQQESLSESPDDSREEAEPEIVPDVVVTDEEPAALENSDFGDDEDDDLFAEFGDAELDGTGESDNSESDQESEASADSNYIRPRQPKRLMKFRGLRALLDVRDMPVVGDGEGKFIVVEMLDYTCKHCRHLHEFVHASLDRYDNLGFVIYHTPLNKACNSHVTKVSEKTKHACDYAQLAIGVWLLEPEKFPEFHEYLMTGEKPPTIIEARRRARDLVGDEVFLDESLQEEISRRLRRQGNGLFAIKTGLPVIMLDRGYIRGTPKTKEQWFGFLEENVGVERDAK
- the recA gene encoding recombinase RecA — translated: MAGSPELKNTVAAIEKQFGEGSIMPLGADKVRRIEGIPTGSLSLDIALGGQGIPRGRIIEVYGPESSGKTTLALHVVSEAQKAGGIAAFIDAEHALDPTWAKKLGVDLETLLVSQPSHGEEAMHITEMLVKSNAVDIIIVDSVAALVPKKELDGEIGDSHVGLQARLMSQSMRKLTGAIAKSKTSVIFINQIREKIGVMFGSPETTPGGRALKFYCSCRIDVRRIGALKDGEDVVGQRVRAKIVKNKVAPPFRVAEFDMMHTNGISYEGDILDLGAEQKVVQRSGAWFRYGEMQLGQGKEKARIFLKENPEIAEEIRQKVLAAGGFNDLLTAPTNNGEADSEEA